From a single Rutidosis leptorrhynchoides isolate AG116_Rl617_1_P2 chromosome 5, CSIRO_AGI_Rlap_v1, whole genome shotgun sequence genomic region:
- the LOC139847414 gene encoding probable receptor-like protein kinase At1g80640: protein MKINLITFLFVLVLDFEILSTKSLFIISSVPESSPSVPPIPSSVADISSGTQADINEHQSKSTRKLLIGLITAFSVMGIMILSTMCLWKCYRKKVYNKSSKKDALRGLPLSSFMSKSNGGLKTNSEKGSVAEMDYNLLESATNSFGESEILGVGGFGCVYRARLNDNLCVAVKKLDGGSQDAIKEYQTEVDLLSKIHHPNIITLLGYSVHDETRLLVYELMDNGSLETQLHGPSNGFNLTWHGRMKIALDTARGLEYLHENCKPSVIHRDLKSSNILLDSSFNAKLSDFGLAIMDGAQNKNSLKLSGTLGYVAPEYLLDGKLTDKSDVYAFGVVLLELLLGRRPVEKLSPSQCQSIVTWAMPQLTDRSKLPNIVDPVIRYTMDLKHLYQVAAVAVLCVQPEPIYRPLITDVLHSLIPLVPVELGGTLRVSQTRPSVTIES from the exons ATGAAAATAAATTTAATTACTTTTTTGTTTGTTTTGGTTTTGGATTTTGAAATTTTATCTACtaaaagtttatttattatttcttCTGTTCCTGAATCTTCACCTTCTGTTCCTCCAATTCCTTCATCTGTAGCTGACATTTCATCAG GTACTCAAGCTGATATCAATGAACACCAATCTAAATCGACTCGAAAGCTTCTAATTGGGCTAATCACTGCCTTTTCTGTTATGGGGATCATGATTTTGTCCACAATGTGTTTGTGGAAATGTTACAGAAAGAAAGTATATAATAAATCAAGTAAAAAGG ATGCATTGAGAGGGCTTCCTTTGAGTTCGTTTATGAGTAAAAGTAATGGCGGTTTAAAGACGAATAGCGAAAAGGGATCAGTGGCTGAAATGGATTATAATTTGTTGGAATCAGCAACAAATAGTTTTGGTGAAAGTGAGATATTAGGTGTTGGTGGATTCGGATGCGTATATAGAGCTCGACTTAATGACAATTTATGTGTTGCTGTTAAAAAGTTAGATGGTGGTAGTCAAGATGCTATTAAAGAATATCAG ACGGAGGTGGATCTATTGAGTAAAATTCATCATCCAAATATAATTACTTTGTTGGGATATAGTGTTCATGATGAAACCAGGTTGCTTGTTTATGAATTGATGGATAATGGATCACTGGAAACTCAATTACATG GACCTTCCAATGGATTCAATTTAACATGGCATGGCAGGATGAAGATTGCACTGGATACAGCAAG AGGATTAGAATATTTGCATGAAAACTGCAAACCATCAGTGATTCATAGAGATCTGAAATCATCTAATATCCTTCTTGATTCCAGCTTCAATGCCAAG CTTTCAGATTTTGGTCTTGCTATAATGGATGGAGCCCAGAACAAAAATAGCCTTAAGCTTTCGGGAACATTGGGTTATGTAGCTCCCGAGTATCTTTTAGATG GAAAACTAACAGATAAAAGTGATGTGTACGCATTTGGAGTAGTACTTTTAGAACTTCTTCTCGGAAGGCGGCCTGTAGAGAAACTATCACCGTCTCAATGCCAATCGATTGTCACTTGG GCTATGCCACAACTAACAGACAGATCAAAGCTTCCAAATATCGTGGATCCTGTAATTCGATATACAATGGACCTCAAACATTTGTACCAA GTTGCTGCTGTAGCTGTGCTATGTGTACAACCAGAACCGATCTACCGGCCATTAATAACCGACGTCTTACATTCTCTAATCCCTCTTGTTCCGGTCGAGCTCGGAGGGACTCTAAGAGTGTCACAAACCAGGCCTTCGGTTACCATCGAGTCGTGA